Proteins co-encoded in one Halorussus salinus genomic window:
- a CDS encoding amidohydrolase, which produces MRAIVNGTVHTVAERGTIDGGTVLFEEGDIAAVGAGDEVEVPDDAEVVDVDGAHVTPGLIDAHSHAGMAEWGEPEDGDFNEVSDPVTPQVNALDGFHPRDDELKHAFQGGVTTVSARMGSANVVGGIICSMKTYGDVADRMLIREDGMKAAFGENPKRFHGDEKDRQPSTRPGVAATLRQALMEAEDYVERREKSREEGDPFERDLGMENLARVIEGDLPLRVHAHRADDIATVFRIADEFGIDELSIEHATEGHVLADEFVERDVPAVVGPTLSSASKYELRNITFETPGILHEAGVKVAIQTDAPVLPQEHLDVCVGLAVREGLPEEVALRTVTRNPAEILGVEERVGTIETGTDADLVVWDGPMFELDSDAEQVFVEGERVYDSERDDVDPREEYAW; this is translated from the coding sequence GTGCGAGCAATCGTCAATGGTACGGTTCACACGGTGGCGGAGCGCGGAACTATCGACGGCGGCACTGTTCTCTTCGAGGAGGGCGACATCGCGGCGGTCGGGGCTGGCGACGAGGTGGAGGTCCCGGACGACGCCGAAGTCGTGGACGTAGACGGCGCGCACGTCACGCCCGGACTGATAGACGCCCACAGCCACGCCGGGATGGCCGAGTGGGGCGAACCCGAGGACGGCGACTTCAACGAGGTCTCGGACCCGGTGACGCCGCAAGTCAACGCCTTGGACGGGTTCCACCCGCGCGACGACGAACTGAAACACGCGTTTCAGGGCGGCGTGACGACCGTCTCGGCGCGGATGGGGAGCGCGAACGTCGTCGGGGGCATCATCTGCTCGATGAAGACCTACGGCGACGTGGCCGACCGGATGCTCATCCGGGAGGACGGGATGAAGGCGGCGTTCGGCGAGAACCCCAAGCGGTTCCACGGCGACGAGAAGGACCGCCAGCCCTCGACGCGGCCCGGCGTCGCAGCGACGCTCCGACAGGCGCTGATGGAGGCCGAGGACTACGTGGAGCGCCGCGAGAAGTCGCGCGAGGAGGGCGACCCCTTCGAGCGCGACCTCGGGATGGAGAATCTGGCGCGCGTGATAGAGGGCGACCTACCGCTCCGAGTCCACGCCCACCGCGCCGACGACATCGCCACGGTGTTCCGCATCGCCGACGAGTTCGGCATCGACGAGTTGTCCATCGAACACGCGACGGAGGGTCACGTCCTCGCCGACGAGTTCGTCGAGCGCGACGTTCCGGCGGTCGTGGGACCGACTCTCTCGTCGGCGAGCAAGTACGAACTCCGGAACATCACCTTCGAGACGCCGGGTATCCTCCACGAGGCGGGCGTCAAAGTCGCCATCCAGACCGACGCGCCGGTCCTGCCCCAAGAGCATCTGGACGTGTGCGTCGGTCTCGCGGTTCGGGAGGGCCTGCCCGAGGAGGTTGCCCTGCGAACGGTCACGCGCAACCCCGCCGAGATTCTGGGCGTCGAGGAGCGCGTCGGGACCATCGAGACGGGCACCGACGCCGACCTCGTGGTGTGGGACGGGCCGATGTTCGAACTGGACTCGGACGCCGAGCAGGTGTTCGTGGAGGGTGAGCGCGTCTACGACAGCGAGCGCGACGACGTGGACCCGCGCGAGGAGTACGCGTGGTAG
- a CDS encoding S9 family peptidase, whose translation MYRRDLRETRHDDLLADAATAEMAEQVAAEPEESDGDRLAYATSREHRTDLYLKDGDETRKLTSRGLLAQRYTHLDPRWFDWHPDGESVAYAGEDDDGLSVWTVAVETGEKTRVTAHEAIDSHPRFSPDGDEIAFVTDYRSPGALAVASADGRRVEVLRDDEYLYQDPRWADDALYAVRMRHRDLSDRASQVVRVDRDGTVEPIFASDSVNAYAPRPRPGSEDEEVAFVHDASGYDALYLAGPDRAEPEQLLAESGTDLGAPAWDSDGDLLAFTATRQGEVHVRTLAVESGEETALTDEPGDRYFPEWRDGDVLAVEATPTRPPEVRNLTTDERVAGRPPAGLESRFVRPESIIYDSTGGVEIHAMVYLPEGHDDADPDSIPLLVHPHGGPTAFDGYEFNHRAQYFAAQGFAVIEPNYRGSSGFGREFRNRNDFAWGEGDLDDVVNAADALADAYPAVDGDRAGIYGGSGGGLMTVNALGRTDRFDAGAAFYGVYDYETFMDDTDDVGWRLMKRELGYPATDIDNYREASPIRHVPDIDAPLLVLHGEEDVRVPPSQSEQLVAELEKHGKTHELQTYDDEPHGFLKRENVLDAYSRVADLFAKYLEVDPDDGSSRPHRPDE comes from the coding sequence ATGTATCGACGCGACCTGCGCGAGACCCGACACGACGACCTGCTGGCCGACGCCGCCACCGCCGAGATGGCCGAGCAGGTCGCGGCCGAACCCGAGGAGTCCGACGGAGACCGCCTCGCCTACGCGACCTCCCGCGAGCATCGCACCGACCTCTACCTGAAGGACGGCGACGAGACCCGCAAACTCACGAGCAGAGGTCTCCTCGCCCAACGCTACACCCACCTCGACCCCCGGTGGTTCGACTGGCACCCCGACGGCGAGTCGGTCGCCTACGCCGGAGAGGACGACGACGGCCTCTCGGTCTGGACCGTCGCTGTCGAGACCGGCGAGAAGACCCGCGTGACCGCCCACGAGGCCATCGACTCCCACCCTCGGTTCTCCCCCGACGGCGACGAAATCGCGTTCGTGACCGACTACCGCTCGCCGGGCGCGCTCGCGGTCGCCTCGGCGGACGGCCGCCGCGTCGAGGTCCTGCGCGACGACGAGTACCTGTATCAGGACCCGCGGTGGGCCGACGACGCTCTCTACGCGGTCCGGATGCGCCACCGGGACCTCTCGGACCGCGCGAGTCAGGTCGTCCGCGTGGACCGCGACGGAACCGTCGAGCCGATTTTCGCCAGCGACTCGGTGAACGCCTACGCGCCCCGGCCGCGGCCCGGAAGCGAGGACGAGGAGGTCGCGTTCGTCCACGACGCCAGCGGCTACGACGCGCTCTACCTCGCGGGACCGGACCGTGCCGAACCCGAGCAGTTGCTCGCCGAGTCGGGCACCGACCTCGGCGCGCCAGCGTGGGATTCCGACGGCGACCTCCTCGCGTTCACGGCGACCCGGCAGGGCGAGGTCCACGTCCGGACCCTCGCGGTCGAGTCCGGCGAGGAGACCGCCCTGACCGACGAACCGGGCGACCGTTACTTCCCCGAGTGGCGCGACGGCGACGTTCTCGCCGTCGAAGCGACCCCGACCAGACCCCCGGAAGTCCGCAACCTCACGACCGACGAGCGCGTCGCGGGGCGACCGCCCGCGGGACTCGAATCCAGATTCGTCCGCCCCGAGAGCATCATCTACGATTCGACCGGCGGCGTCGAGATTCACGCGATGGTCTACCTGCCGGAGGGCCACGACGACGCGGACCCCGACTCGATTCCCCTGCTGGTCCACCCCCACGGCGGCCCGACCGCCTTCGACGGCTACGAGTTCAACCACCGCGCGCAGTACTTCGCCGCGCAGGGATTCGCCGTCATCGAGCCGAACTACCGCGGGTCGTCGGGTTTCGGCCGCGAGTTCCGGAACCGCAACGACTTCGCGTGGGGCGAGGGCGACTTGGACGACGTGGTGAACGCCGCCGACGCGCTGGCCGACGCCTACCCCGCGGTGGACGGCGACCGCGCGGGCATCTACGGCGGGTCGGGCGGCGGGCTGATGACCGTCAACGCCTTGGGCCGCACCGACCGCTTCGACGCCGGAGCGGCCTTCTACGGCGTCTACGACTACGAGACGTTCATGGACGATACGGACGACGTTGGCTGGCGATTGATGAAACGCGAGTTGGGCTACCCCGCGACCGACATCGACAACTATCGAGAGGCTAGCCCCATCCGTCACGTCCCGGACATCGACGCGCCCCTGCTGGTCCTCCACGGCGAGGAGGACGTGCGCGTCCCCCCGAGCCAGTCCGAGCAACTGGTCGCCGAGCTAGAGAAGCACGGCAAGACCCACGAACTGCAGACCTACGACGACGAACCCCACGGGTTCCTCAAGCGCGAGAACGTCCTCGACGCCTACTCGCGGGTCGCGGACTTGTTCGCCAAGTACCTCGAAGTGGACCCCGACGACGGGTCGAGTCGGCCCCATCGCCCCGACGAGTAA